In bacterium, the DNA window GGAAAGGTCGCCGAGGCGGTCGCGGCGAGGGAAGAAATCCCGGGCAAACCGTCATCTTCCCCTCCGAAAGCGGACCTGGTTCGATCCTCGGCAACGCGGTACGCCGAGGCGTTCGACCCGGAGCACGGGGGGTTCGGGGGCGCGCCCAAGTTCCCCCAGCCCGCCATTCTCGAACTGTTGATGTCCAACTTCGAGATGGAGGGGAGCCGGTCGAGCATGACCATGGTGGAGCGGACGCTGGACGCCATGGCGAGGGGCGGGATCCACGACCAGGCGGGGGGCGGCTTTCATCGGTACTCCACGGACGCGGAGTGGCTCGTCCCCCACTTCGAGAAGATGCTCTACGACCAGGCGCAGCTCCTCCACGCCTACGCCCGGGCGTACAAGCTCACCCGGAACGAGGAATTCCGGCGCGTGTCCGGAGAGATCGTGACCTATGTGAAACGCGAGATGACGAGCCCCGCGGGGCTTTTCTATTCCGCCCAGGACTCGGAGGTGGACGGTGAGGAAGGGAAGTCCTATCTCTGGAGGAAAGAGGAACTGATACGTATCCTCGGGGAAAAGGAGTATCCCCTGGCGAGCCGGGCCTACGGGTTTTCGGGCCTCCACAACTTCGAGGGCCGGTACATCCTGCACCGGCCTGACTCCCACGAGGAAGTGGCGCGTGCAAAGGGGATGTCGGTTGACGATATGCTCCGGAAGACGGACGCCATCCGCGCAAAGCTTCTTGCCGAGCGGCGCAAGCGGCCGCAACCCGCCCTGGACGACAAATCGATCACCTCCTGGAACGGCCTGATGATCGAGGCTCTGGCCTACGCGGGCGGGGTGTTTACGAACGATGAATACGTGCGGATGGCCTCGAAGGCGGCGGACGACCTGCTGGGTACCCTTCGGGGCAAGGACGGAGAACTCCTCCACGTCGCGCGCGGGGGCAAGGCGAAACTCGACGCCTACCTGGACGATTACGCCGCGGCGATCCTCGGGCTTCTCGAACTTCATCGGGTCACCGGGGAAAAGCACTGGCTGCGGGAGGCGGACCGCGTCGGGAACGCGATGGTGGAAAGGCTTTGGGAACCGGGGGGAGGGTTTCGGTACGCCGTGCCGACAGTGGCGTTCCTGATCGCGAACCCCCGGGATACCTACGACGGCGCATTCCCGTCCGGCAACAGCCTGGCCGTCCGCGCCCTGACGGGGCTTGCCGCGGAAGGGCATCCCCGGTATGCGCGTTATGCGGCGGACACGCTTGCGGTCTACGAGCCCGTCGTCCGGAAGGCCCCGGTCGCCCTTCCCTATATGCTTTGGGGCATGCACGAATATCGCGTTGCGAAACTCCCCGAGGAATCCCCAACCCCACCCGGGTCGCGCCTTCCTTCCACCTCCGAAGTGGTGAGGATCGAAGGGAATCTTTCCCGGACCGACCTTTCCCCGGGAGAATCCGTGGACCTCTTCGTGGTCCTCCGGATCAACGAGGGGTGGCATATCAACGCGAACCCCGCCTCCGACCCTTTCCTGGTTCCCACCGCCGTAGAAGTGGAAATCGAAGGAGGGGAGGTCAAATCAACTCCCCGATATCCGGAGGGGAAGATTATCCTCATCGGCGAGGCAAAGGATCGCGTGTCGGTTTACGATGACCGGGTTACGTTGAACGCAAGGCTCGTCCCTGTCCGGTTGCCGCCGGGGAAAAAGGAGGGACGAATCGTGGTATCCGTCCGCGCCCAGGCATGCAACGACACCGGCCGCTGCCTGGCACCCTCCACCCTCCGTACGGCAATCCCGTTCCGTTACGGGAAAGAGGGGGGAAACCTCCGGTGATCCGCGTAAAATGCCCCGCCACGGTGAAACAGAGCCAAGCACGTGGATTGGATTCAACGGACGCACGACATTCGGAACAACGGGTGACCGATCCCTGCTCCGGTTTCCCTTGGCGCGCAAAACCGTGTAAGGATCCCGGGGGTCGATCGACCAAACAGCAGGCACCGAACAGTGCCAATCCCGTTGTGGAGGTTCGACATGCAAGCAAAACGCAAGGTTATCAGTTCGCTGTTGGTCGTCGTTTTTTCCCTCGTTGCCGGGCTCGCCGTGGCGGCGGGGGAACGGAAGATCGCCCTGAAAGCCGACAAGGCGGGGAAAGGGGCGTCGGGGGAGGCCGTGATCGCGGACAAGGGGGGTGATCGGAAAGAGGTCACCATCACCGCGAAGGGCCTGAAACCGAATTCGGTCTACACGGTCTGGCTGGTCAACACGAAGCCGAAGATGGACATGGCGGGCCTTGGAGAGGGCGACTACGCCTTCAAGAGCGACGACAAGGGGAACGCAAGCTACTCCGCGACGATCGGCTCCACGGATCTTTCGAAGTGGCAGTTGATCGATCTCGCCTATCACCCTTCCGGCGACCCGAAGAACGAGAAGGAACTGATGAACACCGCACTGATCGGCAAGCTCAAGAAATGACGAACCCTTCCACGGGAGCCGCCGCGGCATTCGAAAAGGATGGGGCGGCGGCTCCTCCCTCCTCCGGACCCGGGCGCTACCGCGTGCTTCCGTTCGCTCCGAAATACGCCAGGTAGTCCCCGAAAAACTTCTTCCCGCCATGGGCCATGATCCGGGATATATCCGTCGTTCCCCTCCGCTCGTCGATGGACTCTCCGACTACCCGTAGATCGTCCGGGTCGCCGTCGTGGAGATAGGAAAACTTCAGAAGGTTCCCCAGTGGAAGAAGGTCGGGGACCGTGTAGTAGTCGGAACCCGGCGGGCCGTCCCTTCCGATGTCGAAACCGAAAAACGGCCGCGGCGCCCCCAGCATGATCTTCGCCGTGTAGAAGGGGTCGCAGGGAGACGGAAATCCGAGGTCGTAGGCGACCTCCCGCCCCCCGGCCCGGCGGCCGTAGGTGATGTCGTCCGCGGACGCCAGCGGGCGGCCTTCCCCGCCGAGCAGGTATTTCAGGTACAGGGACCATCGCACCACCCTGTGCCGGACAGGACTTTCCGAGTCGGAGCCCGGATAGAGCTCATTCGAGCGCAGGGCGACGTCGAAGACGAAACGGCCGTCCGCCGGGAAAACGATATCCCTCCGGACAAGATAGGCCCTGTGGTGGTTATGCTGGGCAAGGAGCACCGCAATGGGATTTCCTCCTCCGTCCAGGACGATGTGGGCCGCCACGAAATTGTCCAACTGGTGCCAGTCCCGGGGATCAAGTCCCACCCCTTTCAGGATCCATCCGGCGAGATGGTTGAGGCCGGCGGGGAGACCGCTTTCGGGGAAGACAAGGTTGTACTTCAGGAACGTAAGGTCCAGGTGCCGCGTCTCCCCTCCGCGCTCGCCGGGGAAAGGGACACGTTCGCGGTAAACCCGCCCGAAGACGACCGGAATTTCTTTTACCCCGGAGGCCGGGCGATACTCGAGGTAGACTTCCGTGTTGTCCTGCTGCCTCCGCAACTCCTCCGGGGATACCGTCTCCTCCACGACCGCTTTATCGGAGAACCGGCGCAACACGGCGTGCGGAAGGTAATCCCGGTAAAAACTTATCGGGCGGATGGAGCCCGGCGCCAGATTGAACCGGGGGCGAAACCGCCTCAAGAGTTCGCGGTCTCCCATTGTCGGCGGACCGGGGTCCCCGCCGGCGCAGCGGCGGGCGTAGTACGAGGCGAACCCCGGGAAATCGGCGAAGGTCCGGTAGCGATCGGATCCCGGCCTGCAACCCGCCAGGAGCAGGACGGCCGCCGTCCCCGTCGCGATCCCTTTCAGCGTGCGCCCCACCGGTATCCGACCCCCAGCAGGAAGACGTCGCTGTCGCGGCTGTCGTTGCTCATCACCCGGTTCCAGTTGAACCTCGATCCCGACGCCGATTCCCGGTTCGACCCCGATACGATGATTCCGCCGCCCCCTGTAAGGATTCGGAGCGCTCGCCGACGGAAGAACAGGGGGGGGAAGCAACGCGGCGGAGACCCCTCGTCCGCCGGTCGCATCGGACCGAGGCGGCAGGTCCCGTGGG includes these proteins:
- a CDS encoding DUF255 domain-containing protein, whose translation is MNRPEKTIPEGKNRLALETSPYLLKHADNPVDWYPWGKDAFDKAKAEDKPIFLSIGYSTCYWCSVMERESFADPAVADLMNRYVVSIKVDREERPDLDGIYMTAVLLMTGQGGWPMSVLLTPDRKPFFGATYIPRPQFTQLLEGVHAAWTQRREEVLTQAGKVAEAVAAREEIPGKPSSSPPKADLVRSSATRYAEAFDPEHGGFGGAPKFPQPAILELLMSNFEMEGSRSSMTMVERTLDAMARGGIHDQAGGGFHRYSTDAEWLVPHFEKMLYDQAQLLHAYARAYKLTRNEEFRRVSGEIVTYVKREMTSPAGLFYSAQDSEVDGEEGKSYLWRKEELIRILGEKEYPLASRAYGFSGLHNFEGRYILHRPDSHEEVARAKGMSVDDMLRKTDAIRAKLLAERRKRPQPALDDKSITSWNGLMIEALAYAGGVFTNDEYVRMASKAADDLLGTLRGKDGELLHVARGGKAKLDAYLDDYAAAILGLLELHRVTGEKHWLREADRVGNAMVERLWEPGGGFRYAVPTVAFLIANPRDTYDGAFPSGNSLAVRALTGLAAEGHPRYARYAADTLAVYEPVVRKAPVALPYMLWGMHEYRVAKLPEESPTPPGSRLPSTSEVVRIEGNLSRTDLSPGESVDLFVVLRINEGWHINANPASDPFLVPTAVEVEIEGGEVKSTPRYPEGKIILIGEAKDRVSVYDDRVTLNARLVPVRLPPGKKEGRIVVSVRAQACNDTGRCLAPSTLRTAIPFRYGKEGGNLR